A window from Aliamphritea hakodatensis encodes these proteins:
- the lysA gene encoding diaminopimelate decarboxylase: protein MTTLLNEQLNYRDNQLQLESCNLSSVAQQVPTPFYGYSKARILQNTARCQAAFAAHNIDIHYAMKANSNLHILRLIGSQGLGVDTVSAGEIQRAIAAGIPAEQIIFSGVGKSAAEIRLALNTGIGQFNVESAEELALLGTLAQAHTQPVKVALRVNPDVAVNTHRHITTGTRGNKFGMPPEQALQLFRDYADHSCLNLCGLAMHIGSQICDAAPYGQAVSRLLALTKTLEAEDIHILCLDLGGGFGIDYGNGRSLSFSEVAAVIADTINTEVPEYDGKVVVEPGRSLIADAGLLVTRVNFVKEAEPRPFLILDAAMNDLMRPALYQAEHPLLPVRHTDDGGFRQLDVVGPVCESTDTFARDYPVPNDVQADDLMAFLCAGAYCSVMSNSYNSRDIAAEVLIDQDTFQVIRRPVSQDDLMAFED, encoded by the coding sequence GTGACCACACTTCTGAATGAACAACTGAACTACCGCGATAACCAGTTGCAGCTTGAGTCCTGCAATCTTTCATCCGTTGCTCAGCAGGTGCCGACACCTTTTTACGGCTATTCCAAAGCCAGAATCCTGCAAAACACAGCGCGCTGTCAGGCGGCTTTTGCAGCCCATAATATTGATATTCACTACGCGATGAAAGCCAACAGCAACCTGCATATTTTACGCCTGATCGGCAGCCAGGGCCTCGGTGTTGATACCGTTTCCGCCGGCGAAATACAGCGGGCCATCGCAGCAGGCATTCCAGCAGAGCAAATTATCTTTTCCGGCGTTGGCAAATCGGCGGCAGAAATACGTCTGGCCCTCAACACCGGTATCGGCCAGTTCAATGTGGAATCAGCAGAAGAACTCGCGCTGCTTGGCACTCTGGCCCAGGCACACACACAACCGGTAAAGGTTGCCCTGCGGGTGAATCCTGATGTAGCTGTCAATACCCACCGGCACATTACAACCGGCACCCGGGGCAACAAGTTCGGTATGCCGCCGGAACAAGCTTTGCAGCTGTTCCGTGACTATGCAGATCACAGCTGCCTGAACCTCTGCGGACTGGCCATGCACATTGGCTCACAGATCTGTGACGCAGCCCCTTACGGTCAGGCTGTTTCCAGACTGTTAGCCCTGACCAAAACACTTGAGGCAGAAGATATTCATATCCTCTGTCTGGATCTGGGCGGGGGGTTTGGCATTGATTATGGCAACGGCAGGAGCCTGTCTTTCAGTGAAGTCGCGGCAGTTATTGCCGACACTATTAACACAGAAGTCCCTGAATATGACGGTAAAGTGGTCGTTGAACCCGGCCGTTCACTGATCGCCGATGCGGGACTGCTGGTAACAAGGGTGAACTTTGTGAAAGAGGCTGAACCCCGTCCGTTTCTGATTCTGGATGCGGCCATGAACGACCTGATGCGCCCGGCACTTTATCAGGCGGAACATCCGCTGCTGCCCGTCAGACACACCGACGACGGCGGTTTCAGACAATTGGATGTAGTTGGCCCGGTGTGCGAAAGCACCGATACCTTTGCCCGGGATTATCCGGTACCCAACGATGTGCAGGCAGACGACCTGATGGCCTTTCTCTGCGCCGGTGCCTACTGTTCCGTCATGAGCAACAGTTACAACAGCCGGGATATAGCTGCTGAAGTACTGATAGATCAGGATACTTTTCAAGTCATCAGGCGGCCTGTCAGCCAGGATGACCTGATGGCATTTGAGGATTAA
- a CDS encoding DUF1338 domain-containing protein, whose amino-acid sequence MQVEQFFSNLWQDYIQITPQAKSIQELFVATDGEVINDHVAFRTFAGTPLQLDNLEPVILSMGYERQDSYEFKAKKLRAHSFIHPDPKQPKIFCSELLTELLSEETQAIIARYTAQIEPQNLTPAVFYSARHWDMPTLEDYQTVMAESEYGAWLLAVGVRVNHFTVSINHLSSTDSIADVLQRVKDAGFAVNTVGGEVKGTPANLLEQGSTMADRQVYEFGCGAQQEIPTCFYEFAKRYPDAQGVVYQGFVEANADKIFESTN is encoded by the coding sequence ATGCAGGTCGAGCAGTTCTTTTCTAACCTCTGGCAGGACTATATTCAAATCACCCCACAGGCAAAAAGCATTCAGGAACTGTTTGTTGCTACTGATGGCGAAGTCATTAATGATCATGTTGCCTTCCGGACATTTGCCGGTACGCCGTTGCAACTGGATAATCTGGAGCCGGTGATCCTGAGTATGGGTTACGAGCGTCAGGACAGCTATGAGTTCAAAGCAAAGAAACTGCGGGCGCACAGCTTTATTCATCCTGATCCGAAGCAGCCAAAGATTTTCTGTTCTGAGTTGCTGACGGAACTGCTGAGCGAAGAAACACAGGCAATTATTGCCCGTTATACTGCGCAGATAGAGCCGCAGAATTTGACCCCGGCAGTATTTTATTCAGCCCGTCACTGGGATATGCCAACGCTGGAAGATTATCAGACTGTCATGGCTGAAAGTGAGTACGGTGCCTGGCTGCTGGCCGTCGGTGTACGGGTTAATCACTTTACGGTAAGCATTAATCATCTGAGCAGCACTGACAGCATTGCTGACGTTCTGCAGCGGGTAAAAGATGCCGGCTTCGCGGTGAATACTGTTGGTGGCGAGGTAAAAGGCACGCCGGCTAATCTGCTGGAGCAGGGTTCCACTATGGCAGACCGCCAGGTATATGAATTCGGTTGCGGTGCGCAGCAGGAAATTCCAACCTGTTTCTATGAGTTTGCCAAGCGCTATCCTGATGCTCAGGGGGTTGTTTATCAGGGATTTGTGGAAGCAAACGCGGATAAGATTTTCGAATCAACTAACTGA
- a CDS encoding LysR substrate-binding domain-containing protein, translated as MTEKMMTQDSRSASGRLPLRGLHVFAVAARHGSFKKAAEALCVTPQAVSLQVRSLEESLQFSLFVRLPAGIQLTHEGGQLLDYVERGVSLIETGIADIRAKQGRRQFNIRVSPWFAVHCLLPGFSEFEARYPQVDFNVRTALRFPDFSREETDVAIQWGFGQWPFRHKQLLIRDDKCLVCAPSLLKRKALAEPQDLLHHRLLCTELSVYLWKQVLEHFDVDTVAERQAMPLDSQASQIEATLQGLGVALMSEDVARDHMATGELVQPLGDWTVSQLAPALMPGYWLIASDGLEDLQSDTLVADFIRWQQQQLETNPLVKHRIAG; from the coding sequence ATGACAGAAAAAATGATGACACAGGATTCACGGTCAGCCTCCGGCCGTTTACCTTTGCGGGGCTTGCATGTGTTTGCCGTGGCGGCCCGCCATGGCAGCTTTAAAAAAGCAGCCGAGGCGTTGTGCGTAACGCCCCAGGCGGTGAGCCTGCAGGTACGTTCACTGGAGGAATCCCTGCAGTTCAGCCTGTTTGTACGTTTGCCCGCGGGTATACAGCTGACCCATGAAGGCGGGCAGTTGCTGGATTATGTTGAGCGGGGGGTCAGCCTGATCGAAACCGGCATTGCGGATATCCGTGCCAAGCAGGGGCGCCGGCAGTTCAATATCCGGGTATCTCCCTGGTTTGCCGTGCATTGTTTATTGCCCGGTTTCAGTGAGTTTGAAGCCCGTTATCCTCAGGTGGATTTCAATGTCCGTACGGCTTTAAGGTTTCCGGATTTCTCCCGGGAAGAAACGGATGTCGCCATTCAGTGGGGGTTTGGTCAGTGGCCATTCCGACACAAACAGCTGCTGATCAGGGATGATAAGTGCCTGGTCTGTGCGCCCTCGTTACTGAAGCGTAAAGCGCTGGCTGAGCCTCAGGATTTACTGCATCACCGTTTACTCTGCACGGAGCTGTCGGTGTATCTGTGGAAACAGGTGCTGGAGCATTTTGATGTGGACACGGTTGCAGAGCGTCAGGCGATGCCACTGGACAGTCAGGCCAGCCAGATTGAAGCAACGCTGCAGGGGCTGGGGGTGGCACTGATGTCAGAAGATGTAGCCCGTGATCATATGGCAACTGGCGAGCTGGTGCAGCCACTGGGAGACTGGACCGTTAGCCAGCTGGCCCCGGCACTGATGCCCGGTTACTGGCTGATCGCCAGCGATGGATTGGAAGATCTGCAAAGCGATACGCTGGTGGCTGACTTTATTCGCTGGCAACAGCAGCAGCTGGAAACCAATCCACTGGTGAAGCACCGGATTGCAGGCTGA
- a CDS encoding Lrp/AsnC family transcriptional regulator, which translates to MDKFDQGIIGLLKQNARQSVAAIGNEVGLSRTAVNDRIRKLEDRGVIRGYTIELGGDLQANKVSAYFELTFRPFDLQAVKQQFAGIPEITQAHALSGSTDVLLFVEAASMERLTRIRQQLSELPDLEKIVTSTAFEQLI; encoded by the coding sequence ATGGATAAGTTTGATCAGGGAATCATAGGCCTGCTGAAGCAAAATGCCCGTCAGTCTGTGGCGGCCATCGGCAATGAGGTCGGTTTGTCCCGTACCGCGGTGAATGACCGTATCCGTAAGCTTGAAGACCGTGGCGTTATCCGCGGTTATACCATTGAACTGGGGGGGGATCTGCAGGCAAACAAAGTGTCTGCGTATTTTGAACTGACCTTCAGGCCTTTCGACCTGCAGGCGGTGAAACAGCAGTTTGCCGGGATTCCTGAAATCACCCAGGCCCATGCTCTGAGTGGCTCCACTGATGTGCTGCTGTTTGTGGAGGCTGCATCCATGGAACGGCTGACCCGTATCCGGCAGCAGTTGTCGGAACTCCCGGATCTGGAAAAAATCGTCACCTCGACAGCATTTGAGCAATTGATATAA
- a CDS encoding LysR substrate-binding domain-containing protein, which produces MNQSLPSLNTLKAFEAAARHLNYHAAAEELNVTPAAVKQLVSRLEAAVGTPLLTRKGRGLILTQAGMAGLDDLSQGMQHIRTSVEKMRDTRQRRQLIITVEPSFSSAWLVPRLAQFRQAHPDISVLIDSCPQIIDLPRSNIDLAIRYGIPRDDGLVRHPLFSDIILPACSPAYAAGLPFPPVLSDLQASELIHWDTTQLEGAKSSQQWFLWQGWLANFGIQHIATDEGMHFSEYSQALQAAIAGQGVILVSEPIVSNLFQSGLLTCPFDEKASPALSYDVVATEESARRPEALAFIDWITATAHAER; this is translated from the coding sequence ATGAATCAGTCTCTGCCGTCCCTGAATACATTAAAGGCTTTTGAAGCAGCTGCCCGACACCTTAACTATCACGCTGCCGCAGAAGAACTTAATGTAACACCTGCCGCCGTGAAGCAGCTGGTCAGCCGGCTGGAAGCCGCTGTCGGCACTCCTCTGCTGACCCGCAAAGGCCGGGGGCTGATACTGACACAGGCGGGCATGGCGGGGCTGGATGACCTCAGCCAGGGAATGCAGCACATCCGGACGTCCGTTGAAAAAATGCGCGACACCCGGCAGCGCCGACAACTGATCATTACGGTTGAACCGTCTTTTTCCAGTGCCTGGCTGGTCCCCCGGCTGGCGCAGTTCCGTCAGGCCCATCCTGATATCAGTGTGCTGATTGACTCATGCCCCCAGATTATTGACTTACCACGCAGCAATATCGATCTGGCGATCCGCTACGGAATCCCACGGGATGACGGGCTGGTCCGCCACCCTCTGTTCAGCGACATAATTCTGCCGGCCTGCAGCCCGGCCTATGCTGCGGGATTGCCTTTCCCACCGGTACTGTCAGACTTGCAGGCCAGCGAACTCATTCACTGGGACACCACGCAGCTGGAAGGCGCTAAATCCAGCCAGCAATGGTTTCTGTGGCAAGGCTGGCTGGCAAACTTTGGCATCCAGCACATAGCCACCGATGAAGGCATGCATTTCAGTGAATACAGTCAGGCTCTGCAGGCAGCCATTGCCGGACAGGGGGTAATACTGGTCAGCGAACCCATTGTCAGTAACCTGTTTCAGTCCGGTCTGCTCACCTGCCCGTTCGACGAAAAAGCCAGTCCGGCCCTCAGCTATGATGTGGTCGCCACGGAAGAATCTGCCCGACGCCCGGAAGCCCTGGCATTTATCGACTGGATCACGGCCACCGCACACGCCGAACGCTGA
- a CDS encoding HDOD domain-containing protein, whose amino-acid sequence MNTDRKTRKKYLNLEAVEKQIGHFPMLPGVIHQLMQLDPQSEHFFEAVFQLARTDPPLACLILSHANSATSSPGHPIYDLREALTRIGSETVVKLVTEVSVGKVFMPSTEAEKSLWPHSVRVASEVERSCQQKDSKIPPELGYICGLLHDLGRFVLLQFSPQTINQAAAAGWQSLDDLPRAELQLIGTTHAQIGYIAAKKMNLPKIICSLIKHHHDPGVISNSKAPERFRILVGITRDALLSSPNPSIQ is encoded by the coding sequence ATGAATACAGACCGAAAAACACGTAAGAAATACTTAAATCTGGAAGCGGTCGAAAAACAGATCGGCCATTTCCCGATGCTACCGGGTGTCATTCATCAACTGATGCAACTGGACCCGCAGTCCGAACATTTTTTTGAAGCAGTCTTCCAACTGGCAAGAACTGATCCACCGCTGGCGTGCCTGATACTCAGCCATGCCAATTCGGCCACATCCTCCCCCGGGCATCCGATTTATGACCTGCGTGAAGCGCTGACCCGTATTGGTTCAGAAACTGTCGTGAAGCTGGTCACAGAAGTGTCCGTTGGCAAAGTGTTTATGCCCTCTACCGAGGCAGAAAAAAGCCTCTGGCCCCATTCAGTCCGGGTCGCCAGTGAAGTTGAACGTTCCTGCCAGCAGAAAGACAGTAAGATCCCCCCGGAACTGGGGTATATCTGCGGACTGCTCCACGATCTGGGGCGTTTTGTTCTGCTGCAATTTTCACCGCAAACTATCAACCAGGCTGCCGCTGCTGGCTGGCAGTCGCTGGATGACCTGCCCAGAGCGGAACTGCAACTGATCGGCACCACCCATGCCCAGATCGGTTATATAGCCGCCAAAAAAATGAACCTGCCAAAAATCATCTGCAGCCTGATTAAACATCACCATGATCCCGGTGTAATCAGCAACAGCAAAGCCCCTGAACGTTTCAGAATTCTGGTGGGTATTACCCGCGATGCCCTGCTCAGCAGCCCAAACCCAAGTATTCAGTAA
- a CDS encoding DMT family transporter — MLIRSPGAGLASAVVFFSAALWGIYWIPLRFLEEQGISGTLAVAVLNMPAILPLLLLVGLQLRAHRGYLGRMLLIGIFTGMAIALYSSGVIYSSVVRATLLFYLTPVWATLIEIVWFKEKAGWPRWLAAVAGLVGMALLLSGEGSAAFNIGDVFGFFSGVCWAFGAAMIKRYDSVPLPGMLLSQFCFTVAGALLLGLIAGAGYSSADYGSESGVSAEQILAVLPQTSVIAIGIILPAVLAIFWAQKFLLPGRVGLLMMSEVIVAVASASLLLPEEHMSLIAWCGAGLIISACVLEVLSVPDSDPAGLQPAQEGGR; from the coding sequence GTGCTGATCAGATCTCCAGGTGCCGGGCTGGCATCGGCTGTGGTGTTTTTCTCTGCCGCGTTATGGGGCATTTACTGGATTCCGTTGCGCTTTCTGGAAGAGCAGGGGATTAGCGGAACCCTGGCGGTTGCGGTCTTAAACATGCCGGCGATTTTGCCTTTGCTGTTGTTAGTCGGGCTGCAGTTACGTGCCCACCGGGGCTATCTCGGCCGGATGCTGTTAATCGGTATTTTCACCGGCATGGCCATCGCTCTGTATTCCTCAGGGGTTATTTATTCGTCAGTGGTGCGGGCAACGCTGTTGTTTTATCTCACACCCGTGTGGGCAACCCTGATTGAGATTGTCTGGTTTAAGGAGAAGGCCGGTTGGCCGCGCTGGCTGGCAGCGGTTGCCGGCTTAGTCGGTATGGCGCTGCTGTTGTCCGGTGAAGGTTCTGCAGCATTTAATATTGGCGATGTGTTTGGCTTCTTTTCCGGGGTTTGCTGGGCATTTGGTGCAGCGATGATCAAGCGTTATGACAGCGTGCCATTACCGGGCATGTTGCTGAGCCAGTTTTGTTTTACCGTCGCCGGCGCCCTGTTACTGGGGTTGATTGCCGGTGCCGGTTACAGTTCTGCAGACTATGGTTCGGAGAGCGGCGTCAGCGCTGAACAGATACTGGCGGTATTGCCCCAGACCTCGGTGATTGCCATCGGTATCATTCTGCCGGCGGTGCTGGCGATTTTCTGGGCACAGAAGTTTCTTCTGCCGGGCAGGGTAGGCCTGCTGATGATGTCTGAAGTGATTGTGGCGGTGGCCTCTGCCAGTTTACTGCTGCCTGAAGAGCATATGTCACTGATCGCGTGGTGCGGTGCCGGGCTGATCATCAGCGCCTGTGTGCTGGAGGTGCTGTCTGTGCCGGATTCAGACCCGGCGGGATTACAGCCGGCTCAGGAAGGCGGCCGGTAA